One window of the Streptomyces asoensis genome contains the following:
- the nhaA gene encoding Na+/H+ antiporter NhaA: MSAPRNTTPGKVFGRLSLPERNFVAEALRTETVGGVLLLVAAVAALVWANAPALHDSYESVSHFHLGPEALGLNLSVAHWAADGLLAIFFFVAGIELKRELVAGDLKDPKAAALPVAAALCGMVVPALVYTLTNLGGGGSLSGWAVPTATDIAFALAVLAVIGTSLPSALRAFLLTLAVVDDLFAIMIIAVFFTSTIDFVALGGAVVGLLVFWLLLRKGVTGWYVYIPLALVIWALMYNSGVHATIAGVAMGLMLRCTTREGEKHSPGERIEHLVRPLSAGLAVPLFALFSAGVAISGNALVDVFGKPETLGVVLGLVVGKTIGIFGGTWLTARFTRASLSDDLAWADVFAVASLAGIGFTVSLLIGELAFEGDPALTDEVKASVLLGSLIAATLATVLLKLRNAEYRRMWEAEERDDDLDGIPDVYEEDDPAYHLRMAEIYDGKAAEHRRRAEEIARESDREEAPGGGSGEAGERPTRATGLPK; this comes from the coding sequence GTGTCCGCGCCCCGCAACACCACCCCCGGCAAGGTCTTCGGACGTCTGTCCCTGCCCGAGCGGAACTTCGTCGCGGAGGCGCTGCGCACCGAGACCGTCGGCGGCGTGCTGCTGCTCGTCGCCGCCGTCGCCGCGCTGGTCTGGGCGAACGCACCCGCGCTGCACGACAGCTACGAGAGCGTCAGCCACTTCCACCTCGGACCCGAAGCCCTCGGGCTGAACCTCTCCGTCGCGCACTGGGCGGCCGACGGCCTGCTCGCGATCTTCTTCTTCGTCGCCGGCATCGAACTCAAGCGAGAACTCGTCGCCGGTGACCTCAAGGACCCCAAGGCCGCCGCGCTCCCCGTGGCGGCCGCGCTGTGCGGGATGGTCGTACCCGCGCTCGTCTACACGCTCACCAACCTCGGCGGCGGTGGCTCACTGAGCGGTTGGGCGGTGCCCACGGCCACCGACATCGCGTTCGCGCTCGCCGTGCTCGCCGTCATCGGCACGTCCCTGCCGAGCGCGCTGCGCGCCTTCCTGCTCACCCTCGCGGTCGTCGACGACCTGTTCGCGATCATGATCATCGCGGTCTTCTTCACGAGCACCATCGACTTCGTGGCGCTGGGCGGCGCGGTCGTCGGCCTCCTCGTGTTCTGGCTGCTGCTGCGCAAAGGCGTGACCGGCTGGTACGTCTACATCCCCCTCGCGCTCGTCATCTGGGCCCTGATGTACAACAGCGGCGTGCACGCCACCATCGCCGGGGTCGCGATGGGCCTGATGCTGCGCTGCACGACGCGCGAGGGCGAGAAGCACTCCCCCGGCGAGCGGATCGAGCACCTCGTCCGGCCTCTCTCCGCAGGCCTCGCGGTGCCGCTGTTCGCCCTGTTCAGCGCCGGTGTGGCGATCTCGGGAAACGCGCTCGTCGACGTGTTCGGCAAGCCGGAGACCCTGGGAGTCGTCCTCGGTCTCGTCGTGGGCAAGACGATCGGCATCTTCGGCGGGACCTGGCTGACCGCCCGCTTCACCCGCGCCTCGCTGAGCGACGACCTCGCCTGGGCGGACGTCTTCGCCGTCGCGTCCCTCGCCGGCATCGGCTTCACCGTGTCGCTGCTGATCGGGGAGCTCGCCTTCGAGGGCGACCCGGCCCTGACCGACGAGGTCAAGGCCTCCGTCCTGCTGGGCTCGCTGATCGCGGCCACCCTCGCGACGGTCCTGCTGAAGCTGCGCAACGCCGAGTACCGCCGGATGTGGGAGGCCGAGGAGCGCGACGACGACCTCGACGGCATCCCGGACGTGTACGAGGAGGACGACCCGGCCTACCACCTGCGGATGGCGGAGATCTACGACGGCAAGGCCGCCGAGCACCGCCGCCGAGCCGAGGAGATCGCCCGCGAGAGCGACCGCGAGGAGGCCCCGGGAGGAGGCTCGGGGGAGGCCGGGGAGAGGCCGACACGCGCCACGGGCCTGCCTAAGTGA
- a CDS encoding alpha/beta fold hydrolase, translating into MTDPGTPSAQPASVVRPDAVCGVQVTHREVAANGARFHIAELGDGPLVMLVHGFPQFWWTWRHQLVALADAGFRAVAMDLRGVGGSDRTPRGYDPANLALDITGVIRSLGEPDAALVGHDLGGYLAWTAAVMRPKLVRRLAVASMPHPRRWRSAMLADVRQTTASSHIWGFQRPWIPERQLTADDGELVGRLIRDWSGPRLPEDEAVETYQRAMCIPSTAHCAVEPYRWLVRSMARPDGVQFYRRMKRPVRVPTLHLHGSLDPVMRTRSAAGSGEYVEAPYRWRLFDGLGHFPHEEDPVAFSTELVNWLKDPEPDR; encoded by the coding sequence ATGACGGACCCCGGCACACCTTCGGCCCAGCCCGCCTCGGTCGTACGACCGGACGCCGTCTGCGGCGTGCAGGTCACCCATCGCGAGGTCGCCGCGAACGGTGCCCGCTTCCACATCGCCGAGCTCGGCGACGGGCCGCTGGTCATGCTCGTCCACGGTTTCCCACAGTTCTGGTGGACGTGGCGACACCAGCTGGTCGCGCTGGCCGACGCGGGCTTCCGCGCCGTCGCGATGGACCTGCGAGGCGTGGGCGGCAGCGACCGTACGCCGCGCGGCTACGACCCGGCGAACCTCGCCCTCGACATCACCGGCGTGATCCGCTCCCTGGGCGAGCCGGACGCCGCGCTGGTCGGCCACGACCTGGGCGGCTACCTGGCGTGGACGGCCGCCGTGATGCGCCCCAAGCTCGTCCGGAGGCTCGCCGTCGCCTCGATGCCGCATCCCCGGCGCTGGCGCTCGGCGATGCTCGCCGACGTCCGGCAGACGACCGCGAGCTCCCACATCTGGGGGTTCCAGCGGCCGTGGATCCCCGAGCGGCAGCTCACCGCCGACGACGGCGAACTGGTGGGCCGGCTGATCCGGGACTGGTCCGGGCCGCGACTGCCGGAGGACGAGGCGGTGGAGACCTACCAGCGCGCCATGTGCATCCCCTCCACCGCGCACTGCGCCGTCGAGCCGTACCGGTGGCTGGTGCGCTCGATGGCCCGGCCGGACGGCGTCCAGTTCTACCGGCGCATGAAGCGGCCCGTGCGCGTGCCCACGCTGCATCTGCACGGGTCCCTCGATCCGGTGATGCGCACCCGTAGCGCGGCCGGCTCCGGGGAGTACGTCGAAGCGCCGTACCGCTGGCGGCTGTTCGACGGGCTCGGCCACTTCCCGCACGAAGAGGATCCGGTCGCTTTCTCCACCGAACTGGTCAACTGGCTGAAGGATCCCGAGCCCGATCGGTGA
- the acs gene encoding acetate--CoA ligase, which produces MSNESLANLLKEERRFAPPADLAADANVTAEAYEQAKADRLGFWAEQARRLTWAKEPTETLDWSNPPFAKWFKDGELNVAYNCVDRHVEAGHGDRVAIHFEGEPGDSRAVTYAELKDEVSKAANALLELGVQKGDRVAVYMPMIPETAIAMLACARIGAAHSVVFGGFSADALATRIQDADAKVVITSDGGYRRGKPSALKPAVDDAADRAGNVEHVLVVRRTGQDVAWNGERDVWWHEIVERQSAEHTPEAFEAEHPLFILYTSGTTGKPKGILHTSGGYLTQTAYTHHAVFDLKPETDVYWCTADVGWVTGHSYIVYGPLANGATQVMYEGTPDTPHQGRFWEIVQKYGVTILYTAPTAIRTFMKWGDDIPAKFDLSSLRVLGSVGEPINPEAWIWYRKHIGGDRTPIVDTWWQTETGAMMISPLPGVTETKPGSAQRPLPGISATVVDDEANEVPDGGGGYLVLTEPWPSMLRTIWGDDQRFLDTYWARFEGRYFAGDGAKKDDDGDIWLLGRVDDVMLVSGHNISTTEVESALVSHPAVAEAAVVGAADETTGQAIVAFVILRGTANAEDEQLVADLRNHVGTTLGPIAKPKRIMPVAELPKTRSGKIMRRLLRDVAENRQLGDVTTLTDSTVMDLIQAKLPASPSED; this is translated from the coding sequence GTGAGCAACGAATCCTTGGCCAACCTGCTCAAGGAAGAGCGCAGGTTCGCGCCGCCCGCCGATCTGGCGGCCGACGCCAACGTCACGGCGGAGGCGTACGAGCAGGCCAAGGCTGACAGGCTCGGCTTCTGGGCCGAGCAGGCCCGTCGGCTGACCTGGGCCAAGGAGCCGACCGAGACGCTGGACTGGTCGAACCCGCCGTTCGCCAAGTGGTTCAAGGACGGCGAACTCAACGTCGCCTACAACTGCGTAGACCGGCATGTGGAGGCCGGACACGGCGACCGGGTCGCCATCCACTTCGAGGGCGAGCCCGGCGACAGCCGCGCCGTCACCTACGCCGAGCTCAAGGACGAGGTGTCGAAGGCCGCCAACGCCCTGTTGGAGCTGGGGGTCCAGAAGGGCGACCGGGTCGCCGTCTACATGCCGATGATCCCCGAGACGGCCATCGCGATGCTGGCCTGTGCCCGGATCGGCGCCGCGCACTCGGTCGTCTTCGGCGGCTTCTCGGCGGACGCGCTCGCCACCCGTATCCAGGACGCGGACGCCAAGGTCGTCATCACGTCCGACGGCGGATACCGGCGCGGCAAGCCGTCCGCGCTGAAGCCGGCCGTCGACGACGCGGCCGACCGCGCCGGAAACGTCGAGCACGTGCTCGTCGTCCGGCGCACGGGCCAGGACGTCGCCTGGAACGGCGAGCGTGACGTGTGGTGGCACGAGATCGTCGAGCGCCAGTCGGCCGAGCACACCCCCGAGGCGTTCGAGGCCGAGCACCCGCTGTTCATCCTCTACACCTCCGGCACCACGGGTAAGCCGAAGGGCATCCTGCACACCTCCGGCGGCTACCTCACGCAGACCGCGTACACGCACCACGCGGTCTTCGATCTCAAGCCGGAGACCGACGTCTACTGGTGCACGGCCGACGTCGGCTGGGTCACCGGGCACTCGTACATCGTCTACGGGCCGCTGGCGAACGGCGCGACGCAGGTCATGTACGAGGGCACGCCCGACACCCCCCACCAGGGCCGGTTCTGGGAGATCGTGCAGAAGTACGGGGTGACGATCCTGTACACGGCGCCGACCGCCATCCGTACGTTCATGAAGTGGGGCGACGACATCCCCGCGAAGTTCGATCTCAGCAGCCTGCGGGTGCTCGGCTCGGTCGGTGAGCCGATCAACCCCGAGGCCTGGATCTGGTACCGCAAGCACATCGGGGGCGACCGGACGCCGATCGTCGACACCTGGTGGCAGACCGAGACCGGCGCGATGATGATCTCGCCGCTGCCGGGCGTCACCGAGACCAAGCCCGGTTCGGCACAGCGTCCGCTGCCCGGCATCTCCGCGACCGTCGTCGACGACGAGGCGAACGAGGTGCCCGACGGCGGCGGTGGCTACCTGGTCCTCACCGAGCCGTGGCCGTCCATGCTGCGCACGATCTGGGGCGACGACCAGCGGTTCCTCGACACGTACTGGGCGCGCTTCGAGGGCAGGTACTTCGCCGGTGACGGGGCGAAGAAGGACGACGACGGCGACATCTGGCTCCTCGGGCGGGTCGACGACGTGATGCTCGTGTCGGGTCACAACATCTCCACCACGGAGGTCGAGTCGGCGCTCGTGTCCCACCCGGCCGTCGCCGAGGCGGCCGTCGTCGGCGCGGCGGACGAGACCACCGGGCAGGCCATCGTCGCCTTCGTCATCCTGCGGGGCACGGCGAACGCCGAGGACGAACAGCTCGTCGCCGACCTGCGCAACCATGTCGGCACCACGCTCGGCCCGATCGCCAAGCCGAAGCGGATCATGCCGGTCGCGGAGCTGCCGAAGACCCGCTCCGGCAAGATCATGCGCCGGCTGCTGCGGGATGTCGCGGAGAACCGTCAGCTCGGGGACGTCACCACGCTGACCGACTCCACGGTCATGGATCTCATCCAGGCGAAGCTCCCGGCCTCCCCCAGCGAGGACTGA
- a CDS encoding phage holin family protein produces MSAPDGSPVGAERSIGQLFASATTELSALVHDEIALAKAQLKQDVKRGATSGGAFSVAGAVLLFSLPMLNFALAYGIRTWSDWNLAICFLLSFAANVLIALVLVLIGVVFAKKAQKSKGPQKVAASMKASAGVLQNAKPHPRPELPQDRVPEAIEAVARSSS; encoded by the coding sequence ATGAGCGCACCCGACGGCAGCCCGGTCGGCGCCGAACGCAGCATCGGCCAGCTGTTCGCCTCGGCGACGACCGAATTGTCGGCGCTGGTGCACGACGAGATCGCGCTGGCGAAGGCGCAGCTGAAGCAGGACGTCAAACGGGGAGCGACGAGCGGTGGGGCGTTCTCGGTGGCCGGCGCGGTCCTGCTGTTCTCCCTTCCGATGCTCAACTTCGCCCTGGCGTACGGCATTCGGACCTGGAGCGACTGGAACCTCGCGATCTGCTTCCTGCTCTCCTTCGCGGCGAACGTCCTCATCGCGCTCGTCCTCGTCCTGATCGGTGTGGTCTTCGCGAAGAAGGCGCAGAAGAGCAAGGGCCCGCAGAAGGTCGCCGCGTCGATGAAGGCTTCGGCGGGCGTCCTCCAGAACGCCAAGCCGCACCCGCGGCCCGAGCTCCCGCAGGACCGGGTCCCGGAGGCCATCGAGGCTGTGGCACGCTCGTCGTCATGA
- a CDS encoding MarP family serine protease: MNVLDILLLVAAVWFAVVGYRQGFVVGILSVIGFLGGGLVAVYLLPVIWDALTDNSEVSTTAAVVAVIVVIVCASIGQALTTHLGNKLRRYITWSPARALDATGGALVNVVAMLLVAWLIGSALAGTTLPTLGKEVRSSKVLHGVSDALPDQADTWFADFSSVLAQNGFPQVFSPFSNEPITDVKPPDPALANSAVAKRAQRSIVKVMGTAESCGKVLEGTGFVFGERRVMTNAHVVGGVDEPTVQIGGEGRKYDATVVLYDWKRDIAVLDVPDLDAPVLEFTTKDAVSSDDAIVAGFPENGSYDVRAARVRGRITANGPDIYHRTTVRRDVYSLFTTVRQGNSGGPLLTTDGKVYGVVFAKSLDDADTGYALTADEIQQDITEGRTAGQQVDSDSCAL, encoded by the coding sequence GTGAACGTGCTGGACATCCTGTTGTTGGTCGCGGCCGTCTGGTTCGCGGTCGTCGGCTACCGCCAGGGCTTCGTCGTCGGCATCCTGTCGGTGATCGGTTTTCTGGGGGGCGGCCTCGTCGCCGTCTACCTGCTGCCCGTGATCTGGGACGCGCTGACCGACAACTCCGAGGTGAGCACCACGGCCGCCGTCGTCGCGGTCATCGTCGTGATCGTCTGCGCCTCGATCGGTCAGGCCCTCACCACCCACCTCGGCAACAAGCTGCGCCGGTACATCACCTGGTCCCCGGCCCGCGCGCTGGACGCGACCGGCGGCGCGCTGGTCAACGTCGTGGCGATGCTGCTGGTGGCGTGGCTGATCGGGTCCGCCCTCGCCGGCACCACCCTGCCCACGCTGGGCAAGGAGGTCCGTAGCTCCAAGGTGCTGCACGGAGTGTCGGACGCGCTGCCCGACCAGGCCGACACCTGGTTCGCCGACTTCTCCTCCGTCCTCGCGCAGAACGGCTTCCCGCAGGTCTTCAGCCCGTTCTCCAACGAGCCGATCACCGACGTCAAGCCGCCCGACCCGGCCCTGGCGAACAGTGCGGTGGCCAAGCGCGCGCAGCGATCCATCGTCAAGGTCATGGGCACCGCGGAGAGCTGCGGCAAGGTTCTGGAAGGCACCGGCTTCGTCTTCGGTGAGCGCCGCGTCATGACCAACGCGCACGTCGTGGGCGGCGTCGACGAACCCACCGTCCAGATAGGCGGCGAGGGCCGCAAGTACGACGCCACGGTCGTCCTGTACGACTGGAAGCGCGACATCGCCGTCCTGGACGTACCGGATCTCGACGCGCCCGTCCTGGAGTTCACCACCAAGGACGCGGTGAGCAGCGACGACGCGATCGTCGCCGGTTTCCCGGAGAACGGGTCGTACGACGTCCGTGCCGCGCGGGTGCGCGGTCGCATCACGGCCAACGGCCCGGACATCTACCACCGCACCACCGTGCGCCGTGACGTGTACTCGCTGTTCACGACCGTCCGTCAGGGCAACTCCGGAGGCCCGCTGCTCACCACCGACGGCAAGGTGTACGGCGTGGTCTTCGCGAAGTCCCTCGACGACGCCGACACCGGCTACGCCCTCACCGCGGACGAGATCCAGCAGGACATCACCGAGGGGCGTACCGCGGGCCAACAGGTGGACAGCGACAGCTGCGCCCTTTGA
- a CDS encoding SulP family inorganic anion transporter encodes MSACAPTRTAHSTPTERTHPPHSPPPAPHRRFRIAGADVSASIAVFLIALPLSLGIALATGAPLQAGLVAAAVGGIVAGWVGGAPLQVSGPAAGLTVVTADLIQRYGWRTTCAITVLAGLAQLGLGCLRVARTALAVSPAIVHGMLAGIGVTIAVAQLHVVLGGTPQSSVLDNLRALPAQLAGLQPAAVAVSALTLTLLLLWPRIPGRVGRLAQKVPAALVAVTGATATAALTGLTLPKVDLPSWSSHALAGLPEGPVLGLMAAVLTTTLVCSVQSLLGAVAVDKLIASRPDLLSARSTRVGRSDLDRELLGQGAANIVSGALGGLPVAGVAVRSSANVQAGAVSRNSTMLHGVLVVVAALLMVPILDLIPLASLAALVMAVGIQMVSLHHIRTVTRHREVLVYAVTTLGVVFLGVLDGVTLGIAVAVAVALHRLARTRITHHEKEGVHHVHVRGQLTFLAVPRLSRILHLVPQATHVVVELDGSFMDHAAYEALQDWQKTHTARGGSVELTGRRSGTGLDTGTDAEADADADTGAGVGSHSSTSTGTGTGTGEGDSTAPPALGPARAGEVPIADCRCRPWTPWRNHQCEVPRETTQTPQPSPTPAPASLTAQPAESTAAVRPAEAAEAPGTAQRRETTETTESAKPGEPGQATQPDQQGRQVQEVQQVQEGQPEQSVEPSGHQLVRGISAFQRNTAPLVRGELARLAREGQRPTQLFLTCADSRLVTSMITSSGPGDLFVVRNVGNLVPPPGEKSGDDSVAAAIEYAVDVLKVRSITVCGHSGCGAMQALLDAEPGCARTPLQRWLRHGVPSLERMADDGRPAARLAGRAPVDAVEQLCLTNVVQQLEHLRAHESVTRALRSGALELHGLYFHVGEAQTYLLTEAAAGDGELFGHVGEADVPA; translated from the coding sequence ATGTCCGCCTGCGCCCCCACCCGCACCGCCCACTCGACGCCCACCGAACGCACCCACCCACCCCACAGCCCCCCACCGGCCCCGCACCGCCGCTTCCGCATCGCGGGCGCCGACGTGTCCGCCTCGATCGCGGTCTTCCTGATCGCCCTGCCCCTGTCCCTCGGCATCGCCCTCGCCACCGGCGCGCCCCTCCAGGCCGGTCTCGTCGCCGCCGCCGTGGGCGGGATCGTCGCCGGGTGGGTCGGCGGTGCGCCGCTCCAGGTCAGCGGCCCCGCAGCCGGCCTGACCGTGGTCACCGCCGACCTGATCCAGCGCTACGGCTGGCGGACGACATGTGCCATCACCGTCCTTGCCGGACTCGCCCAGCTGGGTCTCGGCTGTCTGCGCGTGGCGCGCACCGCCCTCGCCGTCAGCCCCGCCATCGTGCACGGCATGCTCGCCGGCATCGGCGTCACCATCGCCGTCGCCCAACTGCACGTCGTCCTCGGCGGCACCCCCCAGAGCTCGGTCCTCGACAATCTCCGCGCCCTGCCCGCCCAGTTGGCCGGACTACAGCCGGCGGCCGTGGCCGTGAGCGCGCTGACCCTGACCCTGCTGCTGCTCTGGCCGCGTATCCCCGGCCGGGTGGGCCGCCTGGCGCAGAAAGTGCCCGCCGCACTCGTCGCCGTCACCGGCGCCACCGCCACCGCCGCGCTCACGGGCCTCACCCTGCCCAAGGTGGACCTGCCGTCTTGGAGCAGTCACGCGCTGGCGGGACTGCCCGAGGGACCGGTGCTCGGGCTCATGGCCGCCGTCCTCACCACCACTCTGGTGTGCAGCGTGCAGTCGCTGCTCGGCGCGGTCGCCGTGGACAAGCTGATCGCCTCGCGGCCGGACCTGCTCAGCGCCCGCTCCACCCGTGTCGGCCGCTCCGATCTGGACCGCGAGCTGCTGGGCCAGGGCGCGGCCAACATCGTCTCCGGAGCACTCGGCGGACTGCCGGTGGCGGGCGTGGCCGTGCGCAGTTCGGCAAATGTCCAAGCCGGTGCCGTGAGCCGGAACTCCACGATGCTGCACGGCGTTCTCGTAGTAGTCGCCGCGCTGCTGATGGTCCCGATCCTGGATCTCATCCCGCTCGCCTCACTCGCCGCCCTGGTGATGGCCGTCGGCATCCAGATGGTGTCCCTGCACCACATTCGCACGGTGACCCGCCACCGTGAGGTGCTGGTGTACGCCGTCACCACCCTCGGCGTGGTCTTCCTCGGCGTCCTGGATGGCGTGACGCTCGGCATCGCCGTGGCCGTGGCCGTCGCCCTGCACCGCCTCGCCCGCACCCGTATCACGCACCACGAGAAGGAAGGAGTCCATCACGTACACGTAAGAGGCCAGTTGACGTTCCTCGCGGTGCCACGGCTGAGCCGCATCCTGCATCTCGTACCCCAAGCCACCCATGTCGTCGTCGAGTTGGACGGCTCCTTCATGGACCACGCGGCATACGAGGCCCTTCAGGACTGGCAGAAGACACACACCGCCCGGGGTGGCTCCGTCGAGCTGACCGGCCGCCGCTCCGGTACCGGGCTCGACACCGGAACCGACGCCGAGGCGGACGCCGACGCGGACACCGGGGCAGGCGTCGGCTCCCACAGCAGTACCAGCACCGGCACCGGCACCGGCACCGGAGAAGGTGACTCGACCGCTCCGCCAGCTCTCGGTCCCGCTCGCGCCGGCGAGGTCCCGATCGCCGACTGCCGCTGCCGCCCCTGGACGCCGTGGCGCAACCACCAGTGCGAAGTCCCACGAGAAACGACACAGACACCACAGCCATCACCGACGCCGGCACCGGCATCGCTGACAGCACAGCCGGCAGAGTCGACCGCCGCAGTGCGCCCAGCGGAAGCCGCAGAGGCTCCCGGGACGGCCCAGAGGAGGGAGACGACAGAGACCACGGAGTCAGCGAAGCCAGGAGAGCCGGGGCAGGCGACGCAGCCGGACCAGCAGGGCCGGCAGGTCCAGGAGGTCCAGCAGGTCCAGGAAGGGCAGCCAGAGCAGTCCGTCGAGCCGAGCGGGCATCAACTGGTGCGTGGTATCAGCGCGTTCCAGCGCAACACCGCACCGCTGGTGCGGGGTGAGCTGGCGCGGCTGGCCCGGGAGGGGCAACGGCCCACCCAGCTCTTCCTCACCTGCGCCGACTCCCGGCTGGTCACGTCGATGATCACCTCCAGTGGTCCGGGCGACCTGTTCGTGGTGCGCAACGTCGGCAACCTCGTGCCGCCGCCCGGCGAGAAGAGCGGGGACGACTCGGTGGCGGCCGCGATCGAGTACGCGGTGGACGTGCTGAAGGTGCGGTCCATCACGGTGTGCGGGCACTCCGGGTGCGGCGCCATGCAGGCGCTGCTCGACGCCGAACCGGGCTGTGCGCGGACCCCGTTGCAGCGGTGGCTGCGGCACGGTGTGCCGAGTCTGGAGCGGATGGCCGACGACGGCCGCCCGGCCGCCCGGCTGGCCGGGCGGGCGCCGGTGGACGCGGTCGAGCAGCTCTGCCTGACCAACGTGGTCCAACAGTTGGAGCACCTGCGGGCCCACGAGTCGGTGACCCGGGCCCTGCGGAGCGGGGCGCTGGAGCTGCACGGTCTGTACTTCCACGTGGGCGAGGCGCAGACGTACCTGCTCACCGAGGCGGCCGCGGGCGACGGCGAGTTGTTCGGTCATGTGGGAGAGGCGGACGTGCCGGCCTGA